In Methanosphaera sp. ISO3-F5, a genomic segment contains:
- a CDS encoding DEAD/DEAH box helicase, giving the protein MMDWFENFSKQYFKEKYDYYYLYDHNKELHTYKNIHSVKIKENVLSGYISHGKYDSNRIKIKFKTFDDDELEKLNKIIDENPINRFKIINKTLPDDLLRTEIKILPESLDELEIECSYDDEEENLIDVLSILKEFNKRLMKNNFLIFKIRGLNLTRTITYPVKTLDDILEFKFKTVNDDVNLINLHDANKVLLKNMENPNTSFDFIYNELFELLNEEINNITKNNMTTLYVNYDNEDMVEFKSIEEKDKHLLEKWDVKSEVNINIDDDYNITNTDQFNNSQKLFTFLNEINITRIKCNEKIIFLKQLLELTYTLVRNYSIMPEIFKTEKSYNIRWIPSFYSSNVINYCKKYYGKCPDNLVTLNNEPLSNQNQVIILISLFMNALITYTVQKNQIKDYPYISNVVFKLFTGEKLNRENDRYQITAENISKQLSVFYLNEQTYSYEMFIDENFCIEIKIREKDTIKNITEANLDELKNISKIYDLFNYYKIKNTIYEKIRLKNKDFIIFHNNIINLLPLINVKLNKPFQIIGSKIDLILDIKTKTDDFQLKNLKNYYYWKIRLEDTEIKLKHFDTITDDMNEIIKIEDKIYLVDGPSFRHIKQYTWTLLQKDESNEILQYAILEEYIGLKFKLSENFKKLIKTSNIYEQPQTLKGKLRPYQKIGYSWLIQNIKSGFGSILADDMGLGKTLQVLAAILYFKENSQLESNTSLIIVPPTLLSNWQREIEKFTPELSYYIYHGTNRIFPTQHYDIILTSYAIIRSDLEMFINEFWFICVLDEAQNIKNPSTQQTIAIKEVYAFNKIALTGTPVENRLTDYWSIFDFVNKGYLSSLEDFKTKYVTPIEKLGDEETLNNLKTIAKPFVMRRLKSDDEIRNELPEKFVNDIYCSLTKKQVNLYNNLLKGNFEKIIDTKGIERKGSILKLITALKQTCNHPAQYLKYEKMKINESGKMELLANLLENILDMNEKVLIFTQYVEMGKIIKELISRKFKTEVLFLHGTLSRKEKSRIIDTFQENPDYKILVATLKTGGTGLNLTAAQNVIHYDLWWNPAVENQATDRVHRIGQENDVMVYRFITKGTLEESIDQMVKNKIDLANKTISTDKTFITELTNEELKELLKLRL; this is encoded by the coding sequence ATGATGGACTGGTTTGAAAACTTTTCTAAACAATATTTTAAGGAAAAATATGACTATTATTACCTGTATGATCATAATAAGGAGTTACACACCTATAAGAATATACATAGTGTTAAGATTAAGGAGAATGTTCTGAGCGGATATATCAGTCATGGAAAATATGATAGTAACAGGATTAAAATTAAATTCAAAACATTTGATGATGATGAGCTGGAAAAGTTAAATAAGATTATAGATGAAAACCCCATTAACAGGTTTAAGATTATAAACAAGACTTTACCAGACGATTTACTAAGAACAGAAATTAAAATTTTACCGGAATCTCTGGATGAACTTGAAATAGAATGTTCATATGATGATGAAGAAGAGAATTTAATTGATGTTTTATCTATTCTAAAGGAATTCAATAAACGTTTGATGAAAAATAATTTTCTAATATTTAAAATCAGAGGATTAAATTTAACCCGGACAATCACATACCCTGTTAAAACATTGGATGATATTCTGGAATTTAAATTTAAAACAGTAAATGATGATGTAAACTTAATAAACTTGCATGATGCAAACAAGGTATTACTAAAAAACATGGAAAACCCTAATACCAGTTTTGATTTTATATATAATGAATTGTTCGAATTATTAAACGAGGAAATTAATAATATAACAAAAAATAACATGACCACATTATATGTGAATTATGATAATGAAGATATGGTGGAGTTTAAATCAATAGAAGAAAAGGACAAGCATCTCCTTGAAAAGTGGGATGTTAAAAGCGAGGTAAATATAAATATTGATGATGATTACAACATAACCAATACTGATCAGTTCAATAATTCGCAGAAACTATTCACTTTCTTAAATGAAATAAACATTACACGTATAAAGTGTAATGAAAAAATAATCTTTTTAAAGCAGTTACTGGAATTAACATATACATTAGTCAGAAATTATTCGATTATGCCCGAAATTTTTAAAACTGAAAAATCATATAATATACGTTGGATTCCATCATTCTATAGTAGCAATGTCATAAACTATTGTAAAAAATATTATGGTAAATGTCCGGATAATCTGGTTACCCTAAATAATGAACCTCTTTCAAATCAAAATCAGGTCATAATATTAATCAGTTTGTTCATGAATGCTTTAATAACATACACAGTTCAAAAAAATCAAATTAAAGACTATCCATATATCAGTAATGTTGTCTTTAAATTATTCACCGGAGAGAAATTAAACAGGGAAAATGACCGATATCAGATTACTGCTGAAAATATATCAAAACAACTATCAGTATTCTATTTAAATGAACAAACATACTCCTATGAAATGTTCATCGATGAAAATTTCTGTATTGAAATAAAAATAAGAGAAAAAGACACTATTAAAAACATAACAGAGGCTAACCTCGATGAACTCAAAAATATCAGTAAAATATATGATTTATTCAACTATTATAAAATAAAAAACACAATATACGAAAAAATCAGATTAAAAAACAAAGATTTCATAATCTTCCACAACAACATAATAAATTTACTGCCCCTCATCAACGTCAAATTAAACAAACCATTCCAAATTATCGGGAGCAAAATAGACCTGATTTTAGATATCAAGACTAAAACAGATGATTTTCAACTAAAGAATCTTAAAAACTATTACTATTGGAAAATAAGATTGGAAGATACTGAAATCAAGCTAAAACATTTTGATACAATTACAGATGATATGAATGAAATCATAAAAATAGAAGATAAAATTTACCTCGTTGATGGACCATCATTCCGTCATATAAAACAATACACATGGACACTTCTACAAAAAGATGAAAGCAATGAAATACTACAGTACGCAATCCTCGAAGAATATATTGGCTTAAAATTTAAATTAAGTGAAAATTTTAAGAAATTAATTAAAACATCAAATATCTATGAACAACCACAAACATTGAAGGGAAAGTTAAGACCATACCAGAAGATTGGTTATTCATGGCTAATACAGAACATTAAAAGCGGTTTCGGAAGCATCCTCGCAGATGACATGGGATTAGGTAAGACATTACAGGTATTAGCAGCCATCCTATACTTTAAGGAAAACAGCCAATTAGAATCCAACACATCATTAATAATTGTTCCACCAACATTACTATCAAACTGGCAGAGAGAAATAGAGAAATTCACACCAGAATTATCATATTATATATACCATGGAACAAACAGAATTTTTCCCACACAACATTACGATATCATATTAACATCCTATGCAATAATACGCTCTGACTTGGAAATGTTCATAAATGAGTTCTGGTTCATCTGTGTACTGGATGAAGCTCAAAACATCAAAAACCCAAGCACACAACAAACAATCGCAATCAAAGAAGTATACGCATTCAATAAAATAGCATTAACAGGTACACCAGTAGAAAACAGATTAACAGACTACTGGTCAATATTTGACTTCGTTAATAAAGGATACCTGTCCAGCTTAGAAGATTTTAAAACAAAATATGTTACTCCAATTGAAAAATTAGGTGATGAAGAAACATTAAACAATCTTAAAACAATAGCCAAACCCTTTGTTATGAGAAGACTAAAAAGTGATGATGAAATCAGAAACGAACTACCAGAAAAGTTTGTTAACGACATCTACTGCAGCCTCACAAAAAAACAGGTAAACCTATACAATAACCTCTTAAAAGGTAATTTCGAAAAAATAATCGACACAAAAGGTATTGAAAGAAAAGGAAGTATCCTAAAATTAATAACCGCATTAAAGCAAACATGTAATCATCCAGCACAATACCTAAAATATGAAAAGATGAAAATCAACGAATCCGGTAAAATGGAATTATTAGCTAATCTTCTGGAAAATATCCTGGATATGAATGAAAAAGTGCTCATATTCACACAATACGTAGAAATGGGTAAAATAATAAAAGAATTAATATCACGAAAATTCAAGACAGAAGTACTGTTTTTACATGGTACACTCTCACGAAAAGAAAAATCCCGAATCATCGACACTTTCCAGGAAAATCCTGATTACAAAATACTGGTTGCAACTCTTAAAACCGGTGGAACAGGATTAAACTTAACCGCCGCACAAAATGTCATTCATTACGATTTATGGTGGAATCCTGCAGTGGAAAACCAGGCAA